A region of Methanobacterium spitsbergense DNA encodes the following proteins:
- a CDS encoding glycosyltransferase family 4 protein: MKIIQTPVRFYPFTGGVENYVYYMSKELVRLGHDVKVICANEPPSKKEDKVDGIDIKRLSYIAKIANTNITPGFPFALNGEDYDIMHTHIPTPWSADWSSIISKFKKKPLVVTYHNDIIGSGIANYIAKFYNSTALKSLLNNADKIIITQPNYIKYSLYLDKYEDKIEVVPNGVDVEKFKVLNITKTKNTLFFLSLLDEFHKYKGLDYLLKAIVIVKNSIPDIKLIIGGKGALLDYYSKMVVDLGLTKNVEFHGFIPDDKIVEYYNRSSIFVLPSISSLQEGFGIVVLEAMACETPVISTEIVGVAADVKKSNSGIIIPPKNSDQLAEAIIKILNDKNPEIMGSNGRKLVKEKYTWSGIAVNTEKIYNKLI, encoded by the coding sequence ATGAAGATCATTCAAACACCGGTACGGTTCTATCCATTTACAGGTGGCGTAGAAAATTATGTTTATTATATGTCCAAGGAACTGGTTAGATTAGGCCATGATGTTAAGGTTATTTGTGCCAACGAACCTCCATCTAAAAAAGAAGATAAGGTGGATGGTATCGATATTAAAAGGTTATCCTACATAGCAAAAATTGCAAATACAAATATAACTCCAGGATTTCCCTTTGCACTTAATGGAGAAGATTATGATATAATGCACACACACATACCCACTCCATGGAGTGCTGACTGGAGCAGTATTATCTCAAAATTTAAAAAAAAGCCTCTTGTGGTTACATATCATAACGATATAATTGGAAGTGGAATTGCAAATTATATTGCCAAGTTCTATAATTCCACAGCTCTCAAGTCATTATTAAATAATGCCGATAAAATCATTATAACACAACCCAACTACATCAAATATTCACTGTACTTGGATAAATATGAGGATAAAATTGAGGTTGTGCCCAATGGAGTGGATGTTGAAAAGTTCAAAGTATTAAACATAACCAAAACTAAAAACACACTTTTCTTCCTAAGCCTTTTAGATGAATTCCACAAATATAAAGGCCTTGATTATTTATTAAAGGCAATAGTAATTGTAAAAAACTCCATACCCGATATAAAATTAATCATAGGTGGTAAAGGTGCGTTATTGGATTATTATAGTAAAATGGTGGTAGATTTAGGATTAACAAAAAATGTTGAATTCCATGGATTTATTCCAGATGATAAAATAGTTGAATACTACAACAGGTCCAGTATATTTGTACTCCCATCCATATCATCATTACAAGAAGGGTTTGGAATAGTTGTTCTTGAAGCTATGGCCTGTGAAACACCTGTTATCAGTACAGAAATAGTTGGTGTGGCTGCTGATGTTAAAAAAAGTAATTCTGGGATAATAATTCCTCCAAAAAATTCCGATCAATTAGCCGAAGCAATTATTAAAATTTTAAACGACAAAAATCCAGAAATAATGGGAAGTAATGGTAGAAAACTTGTAAAAGAGAAATACACATGGTCTGGAATTGCAGTGAACACTGAAAAGATTTATAATAAATTAATTTAA
- a CDS encoding glycosyltransferase family 4 protein: MKIAFIYDAVYPWVKGGAEKRVYELAKRLAQRGNEVHWYSIGWWWPENGKKDMVIDGIHLHGVSNPINLYSDDRRSIKEALLFALKLFTPIMKEKFDVVDCQGFPFFSCFTAKIHSMTGKSRLIITLHEVWGDYWYEYLGKLGIFGKFIERTMLGLTDNLITVSYKTQKDLREIKKSEKSIVIPNGIDFNHIQSIKPSEEISDIIFAGRLIKEKNVDILIKSIQIVKQKIPNVRCMIVGDGPERSKLEELSFNLKIQDNIEFMGFTENYNDLIGYMKSSSVFVLPSIREGFGIVVIEANACGLPVVVVNHKMNAAVDLVQDGINGFKADALPEDIADKIIKSIENKEKMESKCIDNSEEYDWNKIVDALEKVYMEIL, translated from the coding sequence ATGAAAATAGCCTTTATTTACGATGCAGTGTATCCATGGGTTAAGGGCGGTGCAGAAAAAAGGGTTTATGAACTTGCTAAAAGACTTGCACAACGTGGAAATGAGGTACACTGGTATTCCATAGGATGGTGGTGGCCTGAAAATGGTAAAAAGGATATGGTCATTGATGGAATTCATCTCCACGGTGTTTCCAATCCTATAAATCTCTATTCAGACGATAGAAGATCAATTAAAGAAGCATTGCTTTTCGCTTTAAAACTCTTCACCCCAATTATGAAGGAAAAATTTGATGTTGTTGATTGCCAGGGATTTCCATTTTTTTCGTGTTTCACAGCTAAGATTCATTCAATGACAGGGAAGTCCAGACTCATAATCACATTACACGAGGTATGGGGAGATTACTGGTATGAATACCTTGGAAAACTGGGAATATTTGGAAAGTTCATTGAAAGAACCATGCTTGGCTTAACAGATAACCTGATAACAGTTTCATATAAAACACAAAAGGATCTGAGGGAAATAAAAAAATCTGAAAAATCCATTGTAATTCCCAATGGAATTGATTTTAACCATATACAGTCAATCAAGCCTTCTGAGGAAATTTCAGACATAATATTTGCAGGTAGACTAATTAAAGAAAAGAATGTAGATATTTTAATTAAATCCATTCAAATTGTTAAACAAAAGATTCCCAATGTTAGATGCATGATTGTTGGAGATGGCCCAGAAAGATCCAAACTTGAAGAATTATCATTTAACCTTAAAATTCAGGACAACATAGAGTTTATGGGTTTCACTGAAAATTACAATGATTTAATCGGTTATATGAAATCATCCAGTGTATTTGTTCTTCCATCAATAAGGGAAGGTTTTGGTATTGTTGTTATTGAAGCCAATGCCTGTGGTTTACCAGTTGTAGTGGTTAATCATAAAATGAACGCAGCTGTTGACCTGGTTCAAGATGGTATTAATGGTTTTAAAGCCGATGCATTACCCGAAGATATTGCAGATAAAATAATTAAATCCATTGAAAATAAAGAAAAAATGGAAAGTAAATGTATTGATAATTCAGAAGAATATGACTGGAATAAAATTGTTGATGCACTTGAAAAGGTTTATATGGAAATTTTATGA
- a CDS encoding glycosyltransferase family 2 protein, translated as MLKDYPRVSVIILNWNGSKDTIECLESLYSINYPNYNVVLVDNASTDNSILNIKDYCNGQLKVESKFFTYETENKPIKLLEFTEEDIKNITSEKYSELIKDSSNKVLNLIKNQDNYGFAKGNNIGIAYALNSLNPDYILLLNNDTVVDPEFLLEMVLTAESNEKYGFVGSKTYFYTQDEVLQAAGGGDVDFKHGIVNELASNTQDNGDYDIYIEMDYVGGACLLCKREVINTVGCLDSNFFMYWEDVNWCLTGLKHGYKSVYSFKSRIWHKYGASSASDFKIYYLNRNRIYVIKEHAKRNEYYYFLIYFFGYRLWYESLDYLVNQRDFKRFKCLIKGALDGLRGP; from the coding sequence ATGTTAAAAGATTATCCAAGGGTATCTGTGATTATTTTAAACTGGAATGGCTCGAAAGACACTATTGAATGTCTTGAGTCCCTCTACAGCATAAACTATCCTAATTATAATGTAGTACTGGTGGACAATGCATCAACAGATAATTCCATATTAAATATAAAGGATTACTGTAATGGTCAATTAAAAGTTGAATCTAAATTTTTCACGTATGAAACTGAAAATAAACCAATAAAATTATTAGAATTCACAGAAGAAGATATAAAAAACATAACCTCCGAAAAATATTCAGAATTAATTAAAGATTCTTCAAACAAAGTCTTAAACCTAATAAAAAATCAGGATAACTATGGGTTTGCAAAGGGAAATAACATTGGAATTGCTTATGCATTAAATAGTTTAAACCCTGATTATATCCTGTTACTCAATAATGACACAGTTGTTGACCCTGAATTTCTGCTTGAAATGGTTTTAACAGCTGAAAGTAACGAAAAATATGGTTTTGTAGGCTCAAAAACCTACTTCTACACCCAAGATGAAGTACTTCAAGCTGCTGGTGGAGGGGATGTTGATTTTAAACACGGAATTGTCAATGAATTAGCTTCAAACACCCAAGATAATGGAGATTATGATATTTACATTGAAATGGACTATGTTGGAGGGGCATGTTTACTCTGTAAAAGGGAAGTTATCAACACAGTGGGGTGCCTAGATTCAAATTTTTTCATGTACTGGGAAGATGTTAACTGGTGTTTAACCGGATTAAAACATGGATATAAATCAGTTTACTCCTTTAAGTCTAGAATATGGCATAAATATGGCGCATCAAGTGCAAGTGATTTCAAAATTTACTACCTTAACAGAAACAGAATATATGTTATAAAGGAACATGCCAAAAGAAATGAATACTATTACTTCCTAATTTACTTCTTTGGGTACCGTTTATGGTATGAATCATTGGATTACCTTGTAAATCAACGGGATTTTAAAAGATTTAAATGTTTGATTAAAGGCGCTTTAGATGGTTTAAGAGGACCCTAA
- a CDS encoding DUF2206 domain-containing protein: protein MLNRIKNLQAKEWFIITLLMLIITDLIITLNLPLLRDIIPFLFFTIIPGFLIITILKLNEIEFLKKAILSIGLSVSVLLGVGLLLNSFYPLLFKPLALTPVLLSLNITTIILTYFAYQRNKNDIDTCSIFNFNFKMGDKLLSPILFPVLFPFMAVLGTYLMNTSVNNIIILLMLFLIPPYLVVVAYLKDRIHPVTYPVALFMIGIGLILMHSLTSFNILGRDVHQEFYVFQLTLSNFHWNINDFYNPYNACLSISILPTIYYGLTNMNPDYIFKLLFAFLGSILPLMVFTVAKKYLDIKYAFFASLLFVFQVFFINIVGAVRQEVAIIFFFLAVMVLFDTFGTTKFENSWTKKILFLILVFSMIISHYTTSYVAFVILVPILLLPFLKNLYNKRKFTTSNFDVLIIYLVFIILWFFLYAKVQFLAGTEVIQSTVAATVAATGSSNGTLDFVNGREGTVLSVLGIGIKNIPNLIAVIVNDLIFATIGIGLITMLVKYRRVLKGKTKNLYQEIRLLDSKLVLGSFLSFSLLAMFLLLPSVSFFYGSDRLFFQLLIFTVPLFIIGAIKIAQIMNKVIKKPDFKVALILILIISLFICNTHLQYEFTGIPFSPEYDKTGIPRGELYIYNGELATAEWIENYHYDDIRTYSDAVGFTRLYITDPEFKFVGINFNNKTINGYIYMGNANVNEGKLYDSIDTQVKVQKYSYFFNNKSRIYDAKYGQIWL, encoded by the coding sequence ATGTTAAATCGTATTAAAAACTTACAGGCCAAAGAATGGTTTATCATAACCCTTTTAATGTTAATTATTACGGATCTGATTATAACATTGAATCTACCCCTTTTAAGGGATATCATACCCTTTTTATTCTTTACCATTATTCCAGGATTTTTGATAATTACCATTTTAAAACTTAATGAGATAGAATTTTTGAAAAAAGCCATTCTATCCATTGGTTTAAGTGTATCTGTACTTCTTGGTGTTGGATTATTATTAAATAGCTTTTATCCATTGCTATTCAAACCATTGGCATTGACTCCTGTCCTTTTATCTTTGAATATAACAACCATAATTCTAACCTACTTTGCTTATCAAAGAAATAAGAATGATATTGATACTTGTTCAATATTTAATTTCAACTTTAAAATGGGTGATAAACTGTTATCACCAATACTTTTTCCTGTTTTGTTCCCATTTATGGCAGTTCTTGGAACTTACCTAATGAACACTTCGGTGAACAACATAATTATACTGTTAATGCTTTTTTTGATACCTCCATATTTGGTTGTGGTTGCTTATCTTAAAGATAGGATTCATCCTGTTACTTACCCAGTTGCCCTTTTTATGATAGGTATCGGTCTGATTTTAATGCATTCATTAACATCGTTCAATATTTTAGGTCGTGATGTTCACCAGGAATTTTATGTTTTCCAGCTAACCCTTTCAAATTTCCATTGGAATATCAATGACTTTTATAACCCTTACAATGCATGTTTGAGCATTTCAATATTACCTACAATTTATTATGGGCTTACAAACATGAATCCAGACTATATATTCAAACTTTTATTTGCGTTTCTGGGAAGTATTTTACCTTTGATGGTGTTTACAGTTGCAAAGAAATATCTGGACATTAAATATGCCTTCTTTGCATCGCTCTTATTTGTGTTTCAGGTCTTTTTCATAAATATTGTTGGTGCTGTAAGACAGGAAGTAGCAATAATCTTCTTCTTTTTAGCAGTGATGGTGCTTTTCGATACTTTTGGTACAACCAAATTCGAAAACTCATGGACAAAAAAAATACTATTCCTGATCTTGGTATTTTCCATGATAATATCTCATTACACAACATCCTATGTTGCATTTGTTATATTAGTTCCAATATTACTTTTACCATTTTTAAAGAATTTATATAATAAAAGGAAGTTTACAACATCAAATTTTGATGTTTTAATCATTTATTTAGTATTTATAATTTTATGGTTCTTCCTATATGCCAAGGTTCAGTTTTTAGCAGGAACCGAAGTGATCCAATCTACAGTAGCAGCAACAGTAGCAGCAACTGGTTCAAGTAATGGAACCTTAGACTTTGTAAATGGCAGAGAGGGAACTGTACTAAGTGTATTGGGTATTGGAATAAAAAATATTCCAAACTTGATAGCTGTGATTGTAAATGATCTTATCTTTGCTACCATTGGAATTGGTTTAATCACAATGCTAGTAAAGTATCGAAGAGTTTTAAAGGGTAAAACAAAAAATTTATACCAAGAAATTAGATTATTAGACTCAAAACTTGTACTCGGAAGCTTTTTATCCTTTTCATTATTGGCCATGTTTCTATTACTGCCATCTGTATCGTTTTTCTACGGTTCGGACCGTTTATTCTTCCAGCTTTTAATTTTCACAGTTCCCCTCTTCATTATAGGGGCCATTAAAATTGCACAGATAATGAATAAAGTAATTAAAAAACCTGATTTTAAAGTAGCATTAATACTGATACTCATAATCTCACTGTTCATTTGCAACACCCATCTTCAATATGAATTCACTGGAATTCCATTTTCACCAGAATATGATAAAACAGGGATACCACGAGGCGAACTATATATCTATAATGGTGAATTGGCAACTGCAGAATGGATTGAAAATTATCATTACGATGATATAAGAACATATTCTGATGCAGTTGGTTTCACCCGCCTATATATAACAGACCCTGAATTTAAATTTGTAGGCATAAACTTCAACAATAAAACAATTAATGGATACATCTATATGGGAAATGCAAATGTTAACGAAGGCAAACTCTATGATAGCATTGATACACAAGTAAAGGTCCAAAAATACAGTTACTTCTTCAACAATAAAAGCAGGATATATGATGCCAAATATGGCCAGATATGGCTTTAA
- a CDS encoding glycosyltransferase, producing MKKILFTHQGPHKVHGVFAETITENWYRYGDKHSEIIKNLIKSVFDRSRYDIILVEGGLGLPHSVLKKIKNHETKIILLNADTLLFDLPKMNPLKKMVVKFLLSYVDGFIAISPLNKKIALNNYPDKPISFVYPYGSNNSFQINCDLNSNNLLFIGNQESCKRFDLLVDAVEILNKRGNAFNLYLVGSCIDSITTDFPWLHKEGFQKNLDKYFKKCSLYVHPADFDSCPVTVFETMSSGMIPIITENVGEADILTDNRLEYLVLKDNNPKTIADKILEIHNLDEKEKANISIKCKEISSKYNAETQSKEFEKAFQEVVNQL from the coding sequence ATGAAAAAAATTCTTTTCACACATCAGGGACCACACAAAGTTCATGGTGTATTTGCAGAAACCATAACAGAGAACTGGTACAGATATGGAGATAAACATTCAGAGATAATAAAAAATCTCATTAAATCAGTGTTTGACAGGAGTAGATATGATATTATACTTGTTGAAGGTGGACTTGGACTACCACATTCAGTTCTTAAAAAAATCAAGAATCATGAAACCAAGATAATACTTTTAAACGCTGATACACTTCTCTTTGACCTTCCAAAAATGAATCCACTGAAAAAAATGGTAGTTAAATTTCTTTTATCCTATGTAGATGGATTTATTGCAATATCCCCTTTGAATAAAAAAATAGCATTGAATAACTATCCAGACAAACCCATATCTTTTGTTTACCCTTATGGTTCCAATAACAGTTTCCAAATAAACTGTGATCTAAATTCTAACAACCTATTATTTATTGGAAATCAGGAAAGCTGCAAAAGATTTGACCTATTAGTTGATGCAGTTGAAATATTGAACAAAAGAGGTAATGCATTCAATTTATACTTGGTAGGATCATGTATAGACAGTATAACTACAGATTTTCCATGGTTACATAAAGAGGGATTCCAAAAAAATCTGGATAAATATTTTAAGAAATGTTCACTCTATGTTCATCCTGCAGATTTTGATTCCTGTCCTGTAACAGTTTTTGAAACAATGTCATCTGGAATGATACCTATCATAACTGAGAATGTAGGCGAAGCAGATATATTAACTGATAATAGATTGGAGTACCTTGTTTTAAAAGATAATAATCCCAAAACAATTGCAGATAAAATACTTGAAATACATAACCTTGATGAAAAAGAAAAGGCAAATATTTCCATTAAATGTAAGGAAATAAGCTCCAAATACAATGCAGAAACCCAATCTAAAGAATTTGAAAAAGCATTTCAAGAAGTTGTGAACCAATTATAA
- a CDS encoding glycosyltransferase family 4 protein, translated as MHEPLKIAVFHNLPSGGAKRALYGYVEYLTKTGNQVDVFVPSTANEEFLPLRDLVGHVHVFPVPKTLGGSIYSTIKYIPPAVKHISLRDLEKTEQIMADVINNGPYDVVFSEQDQYTMAPFLLKYIKKPMIFYCQQPLRNDAVSEMIFPRKKNNIIGSLKGLGSKIVVKRGLSIDKTNSFYSNYTLSNSYFSRESILRMYGINSHVSYLGVDPEMFKPLDVPVEKFILSVGTFTPEKGHGFLVESIALIDKEIRPKLVVVSNSSFPPWKTYLEKHAEELGVDMEIKSLINDDELAVLYNQAEMVVYSPYLEPFGLVPLESMACGTPVVAVKEGGVRETVIHKKTGLLIDRDEELFAEAVTKMLSKEYKRYNMGKKSVETIQNFWTLDHAGERLLEHLNHVINKDIQYTKNISNRK; from the coding sequence ATGCATGAACCATTGAAAATCGCAGTTTTTCATAATTTACCATCTGGTGGGGCAAAAAGAGCCCTTTATGGTTATGTGGAATACTTAACAAAAACAGGTAATCAGGTAGACGTTTTCGTGCCTTCAACAGCTAACGAAGAATTTCTACCCCTCAGAGATCTAGTTGGTCATGTTCATGTATTTCCAGTTCCAAAAACTCTGGGAGGCTCAATTTACTCCACAATCAAATACATACCTCCTGCTGTAAAACATATCTCACTCAGGGATCTAGAGAAAACAGAACAAATTATGGCAGATGTAATAAATAACGGTCCATATGATGTTGTTTTTTCTGAACAGGACCAGTACACAATGGCTCCATTCTTACTCAAATACATAAAAAAACCAATGATATTTTACTGCCAGCAACCACTTAGAAATGATGCTGTATCAGAGATGATATTCCCACGGAAAAAAAATAATATAATAGGTTCTTTAAAGGGTTTAGGAAGTAAAATTGTAGTTAAAAGAGGTCTTAGCATAGATAAAACCAATTCATTCTACTCTAATTATACACTTTCAAACTCATACTTTTCAAGGGAAAGCATCTTGAGAATGTATGGAATCAACTCCCATGTATCATATCTTGGAGTTGATCCTGAAATGTTTAAACCATTAGATGTACCCGTAGAAAAATTTATACTCTCAGTTGGAACATTCACACCTGAAAAAGGTCACGGCTTCCTTGTTGAATCTATTGCACTTATAGATAAAGAGATACGCCCCAAACTTGTTGTTGTTTCCAATTCAAGTTTCCCTCCATGGAAAACTTATCTTGAAAAACATGCAGAAGAATTGGGTGTTGATATGGAAATAAAAAGTTTAATAAACGACGATGAACTTGCTGTTCTCTACAACCAGGCAGAAATGGTTGTGTATTCTCCATACCTCGAACCTTTTGGGCTGGTACCACTTGAATCAATGGCCTGTGGAACACCGGTAGTTGCTGTTAAAGAAGGAGGAGTAAGGGAGACAGTTATCCATAAAAAGACGGGACTATTAATAGACCGAGACGAAGAATTATTTGCAGAAGCAGTTACAAAAATGCTTTCAAAGGAATATAAAAGGTATAATATGGGTAAAAAATCTGTTGAAACCATTCAAAATTTCTGGACATTGGATCATGCAGGAGAAAGATTGTTAGAGCATTTAAACCATGTTATTAACAAGGATATACAATATACAAAAAATATATCCAACAGAAAATGA
- a CDS encoding GDP-mannose 4,6-dehydratase, whose amino-acid sequence MNWKDKNILITGVGGFAGSYLAEELLNQKANVYGLIRRRADGTKAKNLIDHGIENSVKTIEGDLTEITSLTNALEISEPEYIFHLAAQSFVPRSFENSPETQMINCIGTANLLDATRKTDSDAKVVFAGSSEEYGLVISTEDQYKQAKKEYGTIFPEPVNIPEVPIKETNPLRPMSPYAVSKVYGDHLMQNYYHSYGLNTVVSRAFNHEGAGRGLMFVTSVVTNQVMKLKFGEIDKITIGNLNAFRDWSHVKDIVNGYMTLAENGKSGEVYNQGSMRTNSVLSYILLGLKEAGWNIGKIETFNGDKSIENPTEIDDSAIYEVKFDKTVVDTMILDGKLEYTLEDRGIKVHTDKGIIPIEFNPDRFRPAEVPILFADTEKIQGIGATIEHSLNDIIRDQLNYFLKKENRL is encoded by the coding sequence ATGAACTGGAAAGACAAAAATATTTTAATCACAGGTGTGGGTGGATTTGCAGGATCCTACCTTGCAGAAGAATTATTAAATCAAAAAGCTAATGTTTATGGATTGATCAGAAGAAGGGCAGATGGAACCAAAGCCAAAAACCTAATTGATCATGGAATCGAAAACAGTGTCAAAACAATTGAAGGAGATCTAACAGAAATAACATCACTTACAAATGCACTGGAGATATCAGAACCCGAATATATATTCCATTTAGCAGCACAATCCTTTGTTCCGAGATCATTTGAAAATTCACCTGAAACACAGATGATAAACTGTATAGGGACTGCTAACCTATTGGATGCAACCAGAAAAACAGATTCAGATGCAAAAGTAGTCTTCGCAGGTTCAAGCGAAGAATATGGGCTTGTAATTTCAACAGAAGATCAGTATAAACAGGCAAAAAAAGAATATGGGACCATATTTCCCGAACCTGTAAATATTCCAGAAGTACCAATCAAGGAAACCAATCCACTAAGACCAATGTCACCTTATGCTGTTTCCAAGGTCTATGGTGACCATTTAATGCAAAATTACTACCATTCCTATGGTTTGAATACAGTGGTTTCAAGAGCTTTTAACCATGAAGGAGCTGGAAGGGGACTGATGTTTGTAACATCTGTTGTAACCAACCAGGTTATGAAACTGAAATTTGGAGAAATTGACAAGATTACAATTGGAAATTTAAATGCATTCAGGGACTGGTCCCATGTAAAGGACATAGTAAACGGATACATGACCCTTGCAGAAAATGGAAAATCAGGAGAAGTTTACAATCAGGGATCAATGAGAACCAACTCAGTACTCAGCTATATACTATTAGGCTTAAAAGAAGCAGGATGGAATATAGGAAAAATAGAAACCTTTAATGGAGATAAATCCATAGAAAATCCGACTGAAATAGATGATTCGGCAATATATGAGGTTAAATTTGATAAAACAGTTGTAGACACCATGATTCTTGATGGAAAACTCGAATACACACTTGAAGATAGGGGTATTAAGGTACATACAGATAAGGGAATTATTCCAATTGAATTTAATCCAGATAGATTCAGACCAGCAGAAGTACCAATTCTATTTGCAGATACAGAGAAGATCCAAGGGATAGGTGCAACAATTGAACATAGTTTGAATGATATTATAAGGGATCAGTTGAATTACTTCCTAAAAAAGGAAAATAGACTTTAA
- a CDS encoding glycosyltransferase family 2 protein, which produces MNPQVTVVLLNWNGWKDTIECLESLYQIDYPNYDIILVDNDSDDDSIERIKAYCEAQIKPKSNFYSYKSDNKPIQIFEFNKNEAETGKALESDYNTLSSNQRLIIIKNDKNYGFAEGNNIGIKYALKSLNPTYILLLNNDTVVDSHFLTELVKTGESNDKIAVVGPKTFFYDFNGKNNIIWSVGGVIDLSRYPGYHDIELGHKNPPIDGNSTMEVGWVSGAIMLIKTKMLPGKLLNSEFFFGCEDADICIEMDKKGYKMVTNLKSVVWHKAGVSKSKVKFMGITREIKTNLKFMKNHEKNYKLHLPIYTVQLLYRYSSMLLKKIARNIKNS; this is translated from the coding sequence ATGAATCCCCAAGTAACAGTAGTACTGCTAAATTGGAATGGATGGAAGGATACTATTGAATGTTTAGAATCCCTTTATCAGATTGATTATCCCAACTACGATATTATCCTGGTTGACAATGATTCTGACGATGATTCCATTGAAAGAATCAAAGCTTACTGCGAAGCCCAAATCAAACCAAAATCCAATTTTTACAGTTATAAATCTGATAACAAACCAATTCAGATATTCGAGTTTAATAAAAACGAAGCTGAAACTGGAAAAGCTCTAGAATCAGACTATAACACTTTGTCATCGAACCAGAGATTGATAATAATAAAAAATGATAAAAACTATGGATTTGCAGAGGGTAATAATATTGGAATAAAGTATGCATTGAAATCACTTAATCCTACTTATATACTCCTTTTAAATAATGACACAGTTGTGGATAGTCATTTCCTAACTGAACTGGTAAAAACTGGAGAAAGTAACGATAAAATTGCTGTTGTCGGACCAAAGACATTCTTCTATGATTTTAATGGAAAAAATAATATTATATGGAGTGTAGGTGGAGTTATAGATCTTTCAAGGTATCCCGGATACCATGATATAGAACTGGGACATAAAAACCCACCAATTGACGGTAATTCCACAATGGAAGTTGGATGGGTTTCGGGAGCTATCATGCTGATAAAAACCAAAATGTTGCCAGGAAAGCTTTTAAATTCCGAATTTTTCTTTGGTTGTGAAGATGCAGATATCTGCATTGAAATGGACAAAAAAGGATATAAAATGGTAACAAATTTAAAGTCGGTTGTTTGGCACAAGGCAGGAGTTTCTAAAAGTAAGGTAAAATTTATGGGTATAACAAGAGAAATTAAAACCAACCTAAAATTCATGAAAAACCATGAAAAAAATTATAAACTACATCTCCCCATCTACACAGTTCAACTATTATATCGGTATTCTTCAATGCTACTTAAGAAGATTGCAAGAAACATTAAAAATTCTTGA